A stretch of Scheffersomyces stipitis CBS 6054 chromosome 2, complete sequence DNA encodes these proteins:
- a CDS encoding predicted protein: MSETRTSIARYVQAFFITDKKLVSRQKWILGLINLSAVVVFWVLSSFLVNSLVEDDSYRKPFFITYINTGCFCFYIIPYLKLENLTIKQFIENLKSDYQQSYTRLRGSDEESSVSGYGSNDDLQAIASERLHVSESGSDKSDDETINTYETVKLSLQFIILWFSANLVTNSSLSYTSVASQTILSSTSSFFTLLIGYLQSIERINQNKIVGILLSFTGVIIVTKIDSSADNPNSNDKSTLMIFYGNALALSGALIYGIYTILLKQRITIKNSRRERELNTHLFFGFVGIFCLVFLWPVLIILHYTGYETFELPPTRTIAWILFINALVTFISDFCWCKAVLLTSPLTVTVGLSMTIPLAMVGDWLLKGFTVNIWYIFGAAIVTIGFWIINKDEEEDFVRDENSL, translated from the exons ATGTcagaaacaagaacaagtatAGCACGATATGTCCAGGCGTTTTTCATCACAGATAAGAAGCTTGTATCGCGTCAGAAATGGATTCTTGGGCTCATCAACCTCTCGGCAGTAGTGGTATTCTGGGTGCTATCGAGTTTTTTGGTCAACTCATTGGTCGAGGACGACAGCTATAGAAAGCCTTTCTTCATCACCTACATCAATACCGGATGCTTTTGTTTCTATATTATTCCGTATTTGAAGCTTGAGAACTTGACAATCAAGCAGTTCATTGAAAATCTCAAGAGCGATTACCAACAATCGTACACCAGATTGAGAGGATCAGACGAAGAATCTTCTGTCAGTGGCTATGGTTCAAATGATGATCTTCAAG CAATTGCCAGCGAAAGGTTGCATGTTCTGGAATCTGGATCGGACAAGTCAGACGATGAAACCATCAATACATACGAAACAGTTAAGCTTTCGCTCCAGTTCATCATCCTTTGGTTTTCAGCCAACTTGGTAACCAACAGCTCTCTCTCATACACATCCGTAGCGTCTCAGACGATTTTGTCGTCGACATCATCGTTTTTCACGTTGCTCATTGGCTACTTGCAATCGATAGAAAGAATTAACCAGAACAAAATTGTGGGCATCTTGCTTAGTTTCACCGGAGTGATAATAGTAACCAAAATAGACTCATCGGCAGATAATCCTAACAGCAATGATAAATCGACGCTTATGATCTTCTACGGCAATGCTTTGGCGTTATCAGGCGCATTGATCTACGGAATCTACACCATTCTCTTGAAACAGAGAATTACTATTAAAAACTCACGTAGGGAAAGAGAGCTTAACACCCATCTTTTCTTTGGGTTCGTCGGTATCTTTTGTCTTGTCTTCTTGTGGCCGGTACTTATCATTCTTCATTATACTGGCTACGAGACGTTTGAGTTGCCTCCCACGAGGACCATTGCATGgatcttgttcatcaaTGCCCTTGTTACATTCATCAGTGATTTCTGCTGGTGTAAAGCCGTACTTTTGACAAGTCCATTGACAGTTACTGTAGGTTTATCTATGACCATTCCACTTGCCATGGTGGGTGACTGGCTATTGAAAGGTTTCACGGTTAATATCTGGTACATTTTTGGTGCCGCAATAGTGACAATTGGGTTCTGGATAATTAacaaagatgaagaagaagatttcgTTCGGGATGAGAATAGTTTATAG
- the OST6 gene encoding subunit of N- oligosaccharyltransferase complex produces the protein MYGSFTYLTVVFTAFLTLVCGSSLQLQQLLLQSSDYEHNIIPIVQSDLSSLSGPRDYFTLMLLTSSDSKHQCDVCVEVQKIISRVADSWFAEYRTNSNLVFINVDIIDRENIKIFDALQITNIPHIWLFPPNIYKEHSTEKGLDFSLLEDPHYIYKVPEAPFEEQVREFARFLSENLNKSVAIKQKSPLNTFATTFIATLVIITLVKRKGPKVITQLPKKHVVTMLSVAMILLFVCGYQFSVSKGVPFVARNEKGLIFISGGTHYQFGIEVVFVAVNYLALGFAFLVLMYIGSYNVNSKSIIRSDDVKHVLIIVMNVIIYYLYSCLTSIVIRKDHDYPYSLTKLF, from the coding sequence ATGTACGGGAGTTTCACATACCTTACGGTAGTTTTTACCGCCTTTTTAACATTAGTATGCGGAAGttctcttcaactccaacagcttcttcttcaatcgTCAGACTATGAACACAACATCATACCGATTGTCCAGTCCGACTTGTCGTCTCTTTCGGGGCCCAGGGACTACTTTACGTTGATGTTGCTTACTTCCTCTGATTCTAAACATCAATGCGATGTATGCGTGGAAGTCCAGAAGATCATTTCTCGTGTAGCTGACTCGTGGTTCGCTGAATATAgaaccaattccaatttGGTATTTATCAATGTTGACATTATCGACAGAGAAAACATTAAAATCTTCGACGCTTTGCAAATAACAAACATTCCCCATATTTGGTTGTTCCCACCAAACATCTACAAGGAACATTCCACTGAAAAGGGGTTGGACTTCTCGTTGCTCGAAGATCCTCACTATATCTATAAAGTCCCTGAGGCTCCTTTTGAAGAACAGGTAAGGGAGTTCGCTAGATTTTTAAGcgaaaacttgaacaagagcGTGGCTATTAAACAGAAAAGTCCCTTAAATACGTTTGCCACGACATTCATAGCTACGTTGGTGATAATCACCCTCGTCAAGAGGAAGGGTCCTAAAGTAATCACCCAGCTTCCAAAGAAACATGTAGTTACAATGCTCTCTGTGGCtatgatcttgttgtttgttTGTGGGTATCAATTTAGCGTCCTGAAAGGAGTTCCATTCGTGGCCCGTAACGAAAAAGGtcttatcttcatcagcGGTGGAACACACTATCAGTTTGGTATAGAAGTAGTATTTGTCGCTGTCAACTATTTGGCTCTAGGCTTTGCCTTTTTGGTGTTGATGTACATTGGCTCGTACAATGTCAATTCTAAGAGCATAATACGCCTGGACGACGTAAAACATGTCTTGATCATAGTCATGAATGTCATAATCTACTATCTTTACAGCTGTTTAACCAGTATAGTGATTAGAAAAGATCATGACTATCCATACAGTCTCACCAAGCTATTCTAA
- a CDS encoding predicted protein → FDKEQWLRTLTEEHKQLLALEINQLHISWLAALHKELTKPYFISLKKFLLAQKATVFPPQNQIYSWSHYTPLPNIKCLVIGQDPYHNYNQAHGLAFSVLEPTRPPPSLLNIYKTLAIDYDNFQIPDYKELSKQGRPGGGNLTKWARRGVLLLNNVLTVECHKANSHANRGWETFTEKVIETAITFHQHQKQGFVIMAWGSPAQKRVDKFSHLLRAQSAGESSQFEVIKTVHPSPLSASRGFFTSRVFRRCNDFLEKQNQELIDWGIMDGNVVL, encoded by the coding sequence TTTGACAAAGAACAATGGCTCCGTACTTTAACCGAGGAACATAAACAGCTTCTTGCACTCGAAATCAATCAATTGCACATCTCATGGTTAGCAGCACTTCATAAAGAATTGACGAAGCCGTATTTCATtagtttgaagaagtttttATTGGCACAGAAGGCGACGGTCTTTCCTCCGCAGAACCAGATCTATTCGTGGTCTCATTATACGCCGTTACCCAACATCAAGTGTCTTGTGATCGGCCAAGATCCGTACCACAACTATAACCAGGCTCATGGACTTGCATTTTCGGTTCTTGAACCAACCCGTCCTCCACCCTCATTGCTCAACATCTACAAGACATTGGCTATAGACTACGACAACTTCCAGATTCCTGACTACAAGGAGTTGAGTAAACAGGGAAGGCCAGGAGGAGGTAATCTCACAAAATGGGCTCGCCGtggagttcttcttctcaataATGTTCTCACTGTTGAATGCCATAAGGCTAATAGCCATGCCAATAGAGGATGGGAGACATTTACTGAGAAGGTTATAGAAACAGCCATAACTTTCCACCAACACCAGAAGCAGGGTTTTGTTATAATGGCCTGGGGTTCACCGGCTCAGAAACGAGTGGACAAGTTTTCCCATCTTCTCCGTGCACAATCAGCTGGCGAAAGTAGTCAATTCGAGGTAATTAAAACTGTACATCCCTCACCACTTAGTGCTAGTAGAGGGTTCTTTACTCTGCGTGTGTTTCGTCGGTGCAAcgattttcttgaaaaacaaAACCAGGAGCTTATCGATTGGGGTATCATGGATGGAAACGTAGTTTTATAA